The following proteins are co-located in the Apium graveolens cultivar Ventura chromosome 5, ASM990537v1, whole genome shotgun sequence genome:
- the LOC141659543 gene encoding heat shock cognate 70 kDa protein-like, which translates to MGNNDGVAVGIDLGTTYSCVGVWQHDRVEIIANDQGNRTTPSCVAFTETERFVGDAARNQAARNPVNTIFDAKRLIGRRFTDSTVQSDTKLWPFKVVSGSANMPEIVVTYKGVEKQFSPEELSSMVLIKIKNIAEDYLGMKIKNAVVTVPAHFNDSQRQATKDAATIAGLNVLRILVEPTAAAVAYGLDKKLTSSSSGQTTVLVFDLGGGTFDVSLLQMEKDNIEVLATAGDTHLGGEDFDNRLLKHFVEEFKRKHRKDISGNAKSLRRLRNACEKAKRVLSHNAMTTIDVDSLYEGIDFCSDITRAKFEHLNMDLFRSCVETVKKCLKDADMEKSWIRDVVLVGGSTRIPKVQQLLQEFFDGKELCKSINPDEAVAYGAAVQAAVLSGTGNLNIKYLVLQDVTPLSLGVEVLGKLMSTIIPRNTTIPTRKQMEYSTCVDDQHSMCILVFEGERSCSTYNNLLGQTTLYGLPPAPRGKVRVMVTFDIDENGVLHVTAECRIAGSKTNITITNDKGRLTKNEIETMIREAEMYRAEDEAFKRMIKAMNAFENYAYDIRDARRAEQMQKEEVIRKAIQWVEAQRSAEADDYGSKKRKLKSSYNN; encoded by the exons ATGGGCAATAATGATGGAGTAGCAGTTGGGATTGATTTAGGCACAACATACTCGTGTGTTGGAGTTTGGCAACATGATCGAGTGGAAATCATTGCAAATGATCAGGGCAACAGAACTACACCGTCATGTGTTGCTTTTACTGAAACAGAACGTTTTGTTGGCGATGCTGCTAGAAATCAGGCTGCTAGAAATCCTGTCAACACTATTTTCG ATGCTAAGAGATTGATTGGAAGGAGATTCACGGATTCTACTGTACAAAGTGACACGAAGCTTTGGCCATTTAAGGTAGTAAGTGGTTCTGCTAACATGCCAGAAATTGTTGTTACTTACAAAGGTGTGGAAAAACAATTCTCACCCGAGGAGTTATCTTCAATGGTTCTCATTAAGATTAAGAATATTGCTGAAGATTACCTGGGAATGAAAATAAAGAATGCTGTTGTAACTGTCCCCGCTCACTTTAACGACTCACAGCGCCAGGCTACAAAAGACGCAGCAACAATAGCTGGCCTCAACGTCTTGCGTATTCTTGTTGAGCCAACAGCAGCTGCAGTTGCTTATGGTCTTGACAAAAAGCTTACAAGTAGTTCATCTGGGCAGACGACGGTGCTTGTTTTTGATCTTGGTGGTGGTACTTTTGATGTTTCTCTCCTTCAGATGGAAAAGGATAATATTGAAGTTCTTGCTACAGCAGGAGACACTCACCTTGGAGGTGAAGACTTCGACAATCGTTTGCTAAAGCATTTTGTCGAGGAATTCAAAAGAAAACACAGAAAAGACATAAGtggaaatgctaaatctctaaGAAGATTGAGAAATGCATGTGAAAAGGCAAAGAGGGTTCTCTCTCATAATGCAATGACAACTATTGATGTAGATTCTTTGTACGAGGGAATTGATTTCTGTTCAGATATCACTCGTGCCAAATTCGAACATTTAAACATGGATTTATTTAGAAGTTGTGTGGAGACTGTAAAAAAGTGTTTGAAAGATGCGGATATGGAGAAGAGTTGGATCCGTGATGTTGTACTTGTGGGCGGATCTACTAGAATTCCCAAAGTGCAGCAGCTATTGCAAGAATTTTTCGACGGGAAAGAGTTGTGCAAGAGTATTAATCCTGATGAAGCTGTTGCTTATGGTGCAGCTGTCCAAGCGGCTGTACTGAGTGGTACTGGAAATCTTAATATTAAGTATTTAGTACTCCAAGATGTTACCCCTCTCTCACTTGGGGTTGAGGTGTTGGGTAAATTAATGAGTACTATAATTCCAAGGAACACAACAATTCCCACCCGGAAACAAATGGAATACAGTACCTGTGTGGATGATCAGCATAGCATGTGCATTTTAGTTTTCGAGGGTGAGAGATCGTGTTCAACATATAACAACTTACTGGGTCAGACAACACTGTATGGCCTCCCTCCTGCCCCTAGAGGTAAAGTTAGAGTTATGGTGACATTTGACATTGATGAAAATGGGGTGTTACATGTTACTGCAGAGTGTAGGATTGCTGGTTCAAAGACAAATATAACCATAACCAACGACAAGGGAAGACTCACAAAGAATGAAATTGAGACAATGATACGAGAAGCAGAGATGTATAGGGCTGAAGATGAGGCGTTCAAAAGGATGATTAAGGCAATGAATGCATTTGAAAATTATGCATATGACATTCGGGATGCCAGAAGAGctgaacagatgcagaaggagGAAGTTATCAGGAAGGCTATTCAGTGGGTTGAAGCACAGAGGAGTGCTGAAGCTGATGACTACGGGTCCAAGAAGCGGAAACTAAAGTCTAGCTACAATAACTAA